The Bacteroidia bacterium genome includes a region encoding these proteins:
- a CDS encoding TonB-dependent receptor, with product MEKNIKLYAIILFVIIFANISHYSFANNVHRHTISGHIKDKSNGEMLIGVSVFVKELNTGTITNVYGYYSLSLPDGKYTVGYSYIGYNTITKVVDLQSDIKNNVELETTQILIDEVVIAGRKKDENISKAEMSVVKIDAKTIKAIPALMGEVDVIKAIQMLPGVQASGEGMSGFNVRGGGSDQNLILLDEATVYNASHLMGFFSIFNNDAVKDVKLYKGDIPAEYGGRLSSLLDIRMKDGNIKKFSGTGGIGTISSRLTVEGPIIKDKCSFMISGRRSYADLFMKLAKDTNLRSTRLYFYDLNMKINYTINDKNRLYFSSYFGRDVLKLRKEFGINWGNNTETVRWNHIISSKLFSNVTFLFSNYDYALESNTSMQGFKWQANMQDYSIKPDFTYYLNPNNTIKFGIISTYHHFNPGYAKGTGEGSVFNELKMFSSNALESAIFASNEQKINAIITLDYGLRYSIFQSVGKSTVYNFDDNHESIDSTVYGKGDFYNTYSGLEPRLGIKYSLNEYSSIKASYSRTKQYIHLASNSTGGMPLDIWLPSGKNIKPRMADMGAIGYFRNFRHNTLEASVETYYKVVNNEIDFKDHAQLLLNQKIEGELRFGKAKSYGVEFMLRKQEGKFTGWISYTWARAFREIKEINDGFEYPASYDKPHNLSVVLSYDITKRINISANWIYASGAAVTFPTGRFEYGNVIVPVYSERNTYRMPAYHRLDVGATIKLGKDNPEKKFFSELNISVYNAYNRKNAWMISFEPEQSDPNSIQAYKYYLFPILPSITYNFHF from the coding sequence ATGGAAAAAAATATAAAATTATATGCAATTATATTATTTGTCATAATATTTGCTAACATTTCACATTATTCTTTTGCTAATAATGTGCACAGGCATACAATTAGTGGTCATATAAAAGATAAGAGTAATGGGGAAATGCTTATTGGTGTTTCGGTTTTTGTAAAGGAATTAAATACTGGAACAATTACAAATGTTTATGGTTATTACTCATTAAGCCTGCCAGATGGTAAATACACTGTCGGTTATTCTTATATTGGCTATAATACGATAACAAAAGTTGTTGATTTACAAAGTGATATTAAAAATAATGTAGAGCTTGAAACAACTCAGATTTTAATAGATGAAGTGGTAATTGCAGGCAGAAAAAAAGATGAAAATATTTCAAAAGCAGAAATGAGTGTAGTTAAAATTGATGCAAAAACAATAAAAGCTATTCCTGCATTAATGGGCGAAGTTGACGTTATTAAAGCAATTCAGATGTTACCTGGTGTACAAGCATCAGGTGAAGGAATGTCGGGGTTTAATGTTAGAGGTGGTGGTTCCGATCAAAATTTAATATTACTTGATGAAGCTACTGTTTACAATGCTTCGCATTTAATGGGGTTTTTCTCAATTTTTAACAACGATGCAGTAAAAGATGTGAAATTGTACAAAGGAGATATTCCTGCTGAATATGGTGGAAGGTTGTCCTCGTTACTGGATATTCGAATGAAAGATGGTAATATTAAAAAGTTTTCAGGAACAGGAGGTATTGGAACAATATCGAGCAGGTTGACAGTAGAAGGACCTATAATTAAAGATAAATGTTCGTTTATGATTTCAGGAAGAAGATCATATGCTGATTTGTTTATGAAATTAGCAAAAGATACTAATCTTAGGTCAACAAGATTATATTTTTATGATCTTAATATGAAAATTAATTATACAATTAATGATAAAAACAGATTATATTTTTCAAGTTATTTTGGAAGAGATGTTTTAAAACTCAGAAAGGAGTTTGGTATTAACTGGGGTAACAATACAGAAACAGTGCGATGGAACCATATAATATCGAGTAAATTGTTTTCAAATGTTACTTTCCTTTTTAGTAATTATGATTATGCTCTGGAATCAAACACGTCGATGCAAGGGTTTAAATGGCAGGCAAATATGCAGGATTACAGTATTAAGCCGGATTTTACTTATTATTTAAATCCAAATAACACAATCAAATTTGGAATTATTTCAACATATCATCATTTTAATCCTGGGTATGCCAAAGGAACAGGTGAGGGATCTGTTTTTAACGAATTAAAAATGTTTAGTTCTAATGCTTTAGAAAGTGCAATATTTGCAAGCAACGAGCAAAAGATAAATGCAATAATTACTTTGGATTATGGTTTAAGATATTCTATTTTTCAAAGTGTGGGAAAGTCAACTGTATATAATTTTGATGATAACCATGAATCTATTGATTCTACCGTTTATGGAAAAGGCGATTTTTATAATACCTATTCAGGATTAGAGCCACGCTTGGGAATTAAATATTCTTTAAATGAATATTCCTCAATAAAAGCTTCTTATTCAAGAACCAAACAATACATTCATTTAGCTTCTAATTCAACTGGTGGAATGCCATTAGATATATGGTTGCCCTCTGGTAAGAACATTAAACCCAGAATGGCTGATATGGGTGCTATTGGGTATTTCAGGAATTTCAGACATAATACACTTGAGGCTTCTGTTGAAACATATTACAAAGTAGTAAATAACGAAATAGATTTTAAAGATCATGCTCAGCTTTTGTTAAATCAGAAAATTGAAGGAGAACTTAGATTTGGTAAGGCAAAATCATATGGTGTTGAATTTATGCTTAGAAAACAGGAAGGAAAGTTTACAGGATGGATAAGCTATACCTGGGCTCGTGCATTTAGGGAAATTAAAGAAATAAATGACGGTTTTGAATATCCTGCAAGCTATGATAAGCCACATAATCTGTCTGTTGTTTTAAGTTACGATATAACAAAGAGAATTAATATTTCTGCAAACTGGATATATGCATCAGGTGCTGCTGTAACCTTTCCAACCGGAAGATTTGAATATGGGAATGTTATCGTTCCGGTTTATTCTGAGCGAAACACATACAGGATGCCAGCGTATCACCGACTTGATGTTGGCGCAACAATTAAACTTGGTAAAGATAATCCAGAGAAGAAATTTTTTAGTGAATTAAATATTTCTGTTTATAATGCCTACAATAGAAAAAATGCATGGATGATTAGTTTTGAACCTGAGCAAAGCGATCCAAATTCAATTCAGGCATATAAATATTATTTGTTCCCTATATTACCTTCTATTACTTATAATTTTCACTTTTAA
- a CDS encoding DUF4249 domain-containing protein produces the protein MKINNIQILKQIFYFFIVLVFFTTACKEKIDIKLKDTYVRLVVDGTITDEAKKHTVKISETSNYFSNEAQPKVTGAVVTISDGVNVVSLTETSAGIYQTDSTYKGEIGKTYTLNIRYKNEDYTASSLLKSVAPIDSISFGQDFFNPNNKTVNLWAQEPATLGEYYMWLYYINGNLMSDTIKQVAFASDDMVNGNYMNGYPIYSMEKVSQGDTVTLEMLSVNKEYYDFLNALFSEVFGAGNPFSGPPSNVKGNVKNITNKDKVVMGYFITSAVTRKTRIFN, from the coding sequence ATGAAAATTAACAATATTCAAATTCTGAAACAGATTTTTTACTTCTTTATAGTTCTTGTGTTTTTCACAACAGCATGTAAAGAAAAAATTGACATAAAGTTAAAAGATACTTACGTTAGATTAGTTGTAGATGGTACTATAACTGACGAAGCAAAAAAGCATACTGTAAAAATTTCTGAAACAAGTAATTATTTTTCAAATGAAGCACAGCCTAAGGTCACTGGTGCAGTAGTTACCATTAGTGATGGTGTAAACGTTGTTAGCCTTACAGAAACTTCTGCAGGAATATATCAGACTGATAGCACTTATAAGGGTGAGATAGGAAAAACTTATACTTTAAATATAAGATATAAGAATGAAGATTATACGGCAAGTTCATTGCTTAAATCTGTTGCTCCTATTGATTCTATATCATTTGGTCAGGACTTTTTTAACCCAAATAATAAAACGGTTAATTTATGGGCACAGGAACCTGCAACATTAGGCGAATATTATATGTGGTTATATTATATAAACGGAAATTTAATGTCTGATACAATAAAACAAGTAGCTTTTGCTTCTGATGATATGGTAAATGGGAATTATATGAATGGATATCCAATATATTCAATGGAGAAAGTGAGTCAGGGAGATACGGTTACGCTTGAAATGCTATCGGTTAACAAAGAGTACTATGATTTTTTAAATGCATTGTTTAGTGAAGTGTTTGGTGCCGGAAATCCTTTTTCGGGTCCACCTTCAAATGTTAAAGGCAATGTTAAAAATATTACAAATAAAGATAAAGTTGTAATGGGTTACTTTATAACCTCTGCAGTCACAAGAAAAACAAGAATATTTAATTAA
- a CDS encoding heavy metal translocating P-type ATPase metal-binding domain-containing protein, whose amino-acid sequence MSKITCIHCGDDCGKYPIIWEEKSFCCDGCKTVYQIINKHKLYDYYNFESHPGIKVTSESYQNKFSYLDLEEVKNKLYEFSEKNIKKVTLFIPSIHCSSCIWLLENLHKLHSGITHSLVHFVKKEVTITFNSDEISLRLLVELLVSIHYIPNITLESVEKTKNQKGNKQLLYKIGVAGFAFGNTMLFSFPEYIPGSETIDFSYKSFFGILNLILAIPVFFYSGNDYLISAWKNIRKGILNIDFPIAIGLIAIFIESTFEIITNAGSGYMDSLCGLVFFLLIGKWYQAKTYQALSFDRNYRSYFPVAVTKLKDDNEITVQLHDLIEGDIIRIRNQELIPADSVLISASANIDYSFVTGESVPVNKVKGEFIYAGGKQVGSTIELLVKTSTQQSRLTQLWNQEQMQKSDKEATSLTKLIDVISKRFTLVVLFIGFITALVWFFVDSSMIIKAFTSVLIVACPCALALSIPFTYGNVMRIFGNKGFYLKNNEVLERMYDIDNIVFDKTGTITQADVHDISFLTESLVTNIEMLEIASLARHSTHPLSQSVFLYLKQEYCYENFEEALFFNEISGKGIEGTVNGKKIKFGSDVFVTGKIIMCNDFESNVHVSIDDRYIGRFILNSKLRHNLGIVLENLRTNGYDLHLISGDTLKDNELLKKYFDKNLFFNQSPEDKLNYIKNLQQKGKKVLMVGDGLNDAGALMQSNVGISIADNVYHFSPACDAILRADSFDCISTFISFSKTTRTIIKFSFVFSFAYNSVGLYFAVMGLLSPIVAAILMPLSSITVVGFVTLFSSLFANKALKKFN is encoded by the coding sequence ATGAGTAAGATAACCTGCATACATTGTGGCGACGATTGTGGTAAATATCCAATAATCTGGGAAGAAAAGAGCTTTTGTTGTGATGGATGCAAAACTGTTTATCAGATTATAAATAAACATAAGCTTTACGATTATTATAATTTTGAATCACATCCCGGTATTAAAGTTACATCAGAAAGTTATCAGAATAAATTTTCGTATCTGGATCTTGAAGAAGTTAAAAACAAATTATACGAATTTTCGGAGAAAAATATTAAGAAAGTTACTTTATTTATTCCTTCAATACATTGTAGTTCTTGTATTTGGTTGTTAGAAAATTTACATAAATTGCATTCAGGTATAACTCATTCACTTGTTCATTTTGTAAAAAAGGAAGTTACAATAACATTTAATTCTGATGAAATTAGTTTAAGGCTATTAGTAGAGTTACTTGTTTCAATACACTACATTCCTAACATAACACTTGAAAGTGTCGAGAAAACTAAGAATCAAAAGGGAAATAAGCAGCTTTTATATAAAATTGGAGTAGCAGGTTTTGCATTTGGTAATACTATGTTATTTAGTTTTCCCGAATATATTCCGGGTTCAGAAACAATTGATTTTTCTTATAAATCATTTTTTGGAATACTGAATTTAATATTAGCAATACCCGTGTTTTTCTACAGTGGAAATGATTACCTTATATCTGCTTGGAAAAATATCCGTAAAGGTATTTTGAATATAGATTTCCCTATAGCAATAGGTTTAATCGCAATATTTATAGAAAGTACTTTCGAGATTATTACAAATGCCGGTTCGGGTTATATGGATTCACTTTGCGGACTTGTGTTTTTTTTATTAATAGGAAAATGGTATCAGGCTAAAACATATCAGGCATTATCATTCGATAGAAATTATCGTTCTTATTTTCCTGTTGCAGTAACAAAGTTAAAAGATGATAATGAAATTACAGTTCAGCTTCACGATCTAATTGAAGGGGATATTATCAGAATACGAAATCAGGAGTTAATTCCTGCAGATTCTGTTTTAATCAGTGCTTCTGCTAATATTGATTATAGTTTTGTAACCGGCGAATCTGTTCCTGTTAACAAAGTGAAAGGAGAGTTTATCTATGCAGGTGGAAAACAAGTAGGAAGTACAATAGAGTTGCTTGTTAAAACTTCAACACAACAAAGCAGATTAACTCAATTATGGAATCAGGAGCAGATGCAAAAATCCGATAAAGAAGCAACTTCTTTAACAAAGCTAATTGATGTTATTAGTAAAAGATTTACACTAGTTGTTTTATTTATAGGTTTTATTACAGCTCTTGTTTGGTTTTTTGTAGATAGTTCAATGATAATAAAAGCCTTTACTTCTGTGCTTATTGTTGCATGTCCATGTGCTCTTGCACTTTCTATCCCTTTTACTTATGGTAATGTAATGAGAATATTTGGTAATAAAGGATTCTATCTGAAAAATAATGAGGTTTTAGAGAGAATGTACGATATAGATAATATTGTTTTTGATAAAACTGGCACAATAACACAAGCTGATGTTCATGACATATCTTTTTTAACCGAAAGTTTAGTAACAAATATTGAAATGCTTGAAATAGCATCATTGGCACGCCACTCAACTCATCCGTTAAGTCAGTCTGTTTTTCTATATCTAAAACAGGAATATTGTTATGAAAACTTTGAAGAGGCATTATTTTTTAATGAGATTTCTGGAAAAGGAATTGAGGGAACAGTAAATGGGAAGAAAATAAAATTTGGCTCTGATGTTTTTGTTACTGGAAAAATAATAATGTGTAACGATTTTGAATCAAATGTTCATGTTTCAATTGATGATAGATATATAGGTAGATTTATTCTCAACAGTAAATTGAGGCATAATTTAGGGATTGTACTTGAAAATTTAAGAACTAATGGTTATGATTTACACTTGATTTCAGGTGATACATTAAAAGATAACGAGTTATTAAAGAAGTATTTTGATAAAAATCTTTTTTTTAATCAGAGTCCTGAGGATAAACTTAATTATATTAAAAACTTGCAACAAAAAGGAAAAAAGGTACTTATGGTTGGTGATGGTTTAAATGATGCCGGAGCTTTAATGCAGAGTAACGTTGGTATTTCTATTGCTGATAATGTATACCATTTTTCCCCGGCTTGTGATGCAATACTTAGAGCAGATTCTTTTGATTGTATTTCAACCTTTATTTCATTTAGCAAAACAACTAGAACAATAATAAAATTCAGTTTTGTATTTTCATTTGCTTACAATTCTGTAGGTTTATATTTTGCTGTAATGGGTTTGTTATCTCCAATTGTAGCGGCTATCTTAATGCCATTGAGCTCAATTACAGTTGTTGGTTTTGTTACTTTGTTTTCTTCATTGTTTGCAAATAAAGCACTTAAGAAATTCAACTAA
- a CDS encoding T9SS type A sorting domain-containing protein, with the protein MKKIIVILLFVLAGVYNIYAHTATISSSTNVSCFGACNGSATVTTSGGIGPYSYLWSNSQSIATINNLCPGTYTVTVTDQGDMSTATANVSISQPSLLTISETHVQPTCGQCNGSINVTASGGVAPYSYYWNNGITLTWESNLCPDDYTCTITDAVGCTSMTAVILTNGPIIIMSTVNATCGVCNGSASVSVFGGLPPYSYQWSNGNTTPNIINSCAGTYTLTVTDQNMCTSTSGDNIVATSVVTISNIATTPTTCNQCNGIANPNISGGTAPYMFTWSNGLNTSTANGLCEGNYFLTITDNMGCTDTASFTILNSSGFNVVLDTAINSNCANNSLGSITVHAIGGSGGYTYLWSPGGENIPSISDLTFGYYTVFVTESGGCTDSLQVYLEYNANIYASVINTPANCLDNGTASIINLTGVNPPFTFLWSDNLHQTTATAIALLPGTYYATITDAVGCMIIVSAVINNNCNNIIKGRFYYDYNQNCTQDVGEPGISNIHVRTFPGNDYGYTDINGDYTISTLQMICNVIPTNSNLFGIATCPLSETLSVNFTNVGDTLIGNNFGYYVDLSYFDLSLQPGWTTGHPGFNKSYWILYRNNSLLPQSALIRFIYDPALIFQSCNQSGVHDAINHTIEWTYNNLPEHFNSYWINKLEVLFTVPASISITDSLCSYFEIIPITGDLNPNDNALNICEPITGSYDPNSKDVIPRGQGTPGYITVNDSVLFYTIHFQNTGNDTAFTVVVVDTLSQFVDPGTIVPGASSHPYTFSLTEHGILTFRFDNILLPDSNINEPESNGYFNYTVHLKPNLQIGTVIENKASIFFDFNSAIVTNTTINTIASPLQINEIANNAKVEVYPNPFKNITTFEIKSENSKMPYNLEVFDMLGKKVRAIENINSTTFKFSSDDLESGIYLYKVLSYDKEIGKGKMIVE; encoded by the coding sequence ATGAAAAAGATAATTGTTATTTTATTATTTGTATTGGCAGGTGTTTATAATATTTATGCGCATACAGCTACAATTTCATCATCAACAAATGTGTCGTGTTTTGGGGCATGTAATGGATCAGCAACTGTAACTACTTCAGGTGGAATAGGTCCATATTCTTATTTGTGGTCTAATTCACAAAGTATTGCAACAATAAATAATCTTTGTCCAGGTACTTATACTGTAACTGTAACTGATCAAGGGGATATGTCTACAGCAACTGCAAATGTATCAATTTCTCAACCTTCTCTTTTAACGATTTCTGAAACTCATGTTCAACCAACATGTGGCCAATGTAATGGTTCAATAAATGTTACAGCATCAGGTGGTGTTGCACCATATTCTTATTACTGGAATAATGGAATTACTTTGACTTGGGAAAGTAATTTATGCCCTGATGATTATACCTGCACAATTACTGATGCTGTTGGGTGCACCTCAATGACTGCAGTAATTTTAACAAATGGACCTATAATAATTATGTCCACAGTAAATGCAACATGCGGAGTATGTAACGGAAGTGCTTCGGTGTCTGTTTTTGGTGGATTACCACCTTATTCGTATCAATGGTCTAATGGAAACACAACACCTAATATAATAAATTCCTGTGCGGGAACTTATACTTTAACGGTAACCGATCAGAATATGTGTACATCTACTTCTGGTGATAATATAGTTGCAACTTCTGTTGTAACAATATCAAACATTGCAACGACTCCAACAACATGCAACCAATGCAATGGTATTGCAAATCCAAATATTTCTGGTGGAACTGCTCCATATATGTTTACCTGGTCAAATGGACTAAATACTTCCACAGCAAATGGATTGTGTGAAGGAAATTATTTTTTAACCATAACTGATAATATGGGTTGTACTGATACGGCTTCATTTACAATATTAAATTCAAGTGGATTTAATGTTGTATTAGATACTGCAATAAATTCAAATTGTGCAAATAATTCTTTAGGAAGTATTACTGTTCATGCTATTGGTGGAAGTGGAGGGTATACTTATTTATGGTCACCTGGTGGAGAAAATATTCCTTCAATTTCAGACTTAACATTTGGTTATTATACTGTTTTTGTTACAGAATCAGGTGGTTGTACTGATTCGCTACAAGTATATCTAGAATATAATGCAAATATTTACGCTTCAGTAATTAATACTCCTGCAAATTGTTTGGATAACGGTACAGCTTCAATTATAAATCTTACAGGTGTTAATCCACCTTTTACATTTTTGTGGAGTGACAATCTTCATCAGACAACAGCTACAGCTATAGCTTTATTACCTGGAACTTATTATGCAACAATTACAGATGCTGTTGGTTGTATGATAATTGTGAGTGCTGTTATCAATAATAATTGCAATAATATAATTAAAGGTAGATTTTATTATGACTATAATCAGAATTGTACTCAGGATGTCGGCGAGCCAGGAATTTCAAATATACATGTAAGAACATTTCCTGGAAATGATTATGGGTACACTGACATTAATGGAGATTATACAATATCGACATTGCAAATGATTTGTAATGTTATTCCAACTAATTCAAATTTATTTGGCATTGCTACTTGTCCATTAAGTGAAACGTTGTCTGTGAATTTTACAAATGTGGGTGATACACTTATTGGTAATAATTTTGGGTATTATGTTGATCTTTCTTATTTTGATTTGTCTTTACAGCCAGGTTGGACAACAGGACATCCAGGTTTTAATAAGAGTTATTGGATTCTTTATAGAAATAATAGCCTACTTCCACAAAGTGCACTAATAAGATTTATTTATGATCCAGCATTGATTTTTCAGAGTTGTAATCAGAGTGGGGTTCATGATGCAATTAATCATACTATTGAATGGACATATAACAACTTGCCTGAACATTTTAATTCTTATTGGATAAATAAACTGGAAGTATTATTTACAGTTCCCGCCTCGATCTCAATTACTGATAGTTTGTGTTCCTACTTTGAAATAATACCTATTACAGGTGATTTGAATCCTAATGATAATGCATTGAATATATGTGAACCAATTACAGGCTCTTATGATCCAAATTCAAAAGATGTAATTCCTCGTGGACAGGGAACTCCTGGATATATTACGGTAAATGATTCAGTGTTATTTTACACAATACATTTTCAGAATACCGGTAACGATACAGCATTTACAGTAGTAGTAGTTGACACTTTATCTCAATTTGTTGATCCTGGTACAATTGTTCCCGGTGCGTCAAGTCATCCATATACTTTTAGTTTAACAGAACATGGAATACTCACTTTTAGATTCGATAATATTTTACTCCCGGATAGTAATATTAATGAACCGGAAAGTAATGGATACTTTAATTATACAGTTCATTTAAAACCAAATTTACAAATTGGTACTGTAATTGAAAACAAAGCGTCAATATTTTTTGATTTCAATTCTGCAATTGTAACAAATACCACAATAAATACAATTGCATCTCCATTGCAGATTAATGAAATAGCAAATAATGCTAAAGTAGAGGTATATCCAAATCCGTTTAAAAATATAACAACGTTTGAAATTAAATCTGAAAACTCAAAAATGCCATATAATTTGGAGGTGTTTGATATGCTAGGAAAAAAGGTTAGGGCAATAGAAAATATTAATTCTACTACATTTAAGTTTTCAAGTGATGATTTAGAAAGTGGAATTTATTTGTATAAGGTGTTAAGTTATGATAAAGAAATTGGTAAAGGGAAAATGATTGTAGAGTAA
- a CDS encoding T9SS type A sorting domain-containing protein, giving the protein MKIRILFTFIAFILINFIGYSQIVLTETDLPVPGDIQTSSKIDSIEGINILPGDSGANKTWFFDTYNLWGGTLESSADSVRWVVADSLLIFPLSNIALLSNCYLWHDWVSHTLKEKCFRDYYIKDTTGLNYYASSYPHANYLPDYRNVFPILQYGQSKTDHSRILIQKSSDSTFVTNITDSVFADAWGEVITLMGNYNTIRIHTKETVWDSLYINGVGQLVNYMPNNYYYKWYTKDLGFPVLQINKGIMEKRNNYQIVKFAVSKRNEIGIKDNFITNNNVKIFPNPFTNEARIFLSNKNSTDNLTMYIYDLTGRQVSIIKNISSTNNIINKNNLPAGMYSFAIRGDKEYTGTGKFIIL; this is encoded by the coding sequence ATGAAAATCAGAATATTATTCACATTTATCGCATTTATACTTATAAACTTTATTGGGTACTCTCAAATAGTGTTAACCGAAACCGACTTACCTGTTCCCGGCGACATCCAGACCAGCTCCAAAATTGACAGCATAGAAGGAATTAACATTTTACCCGGTGATTCGGGTGCAAATAAAACCTGGTTTTTTGACACATATAATTTATGGGGTGGAACTCTCGAATCATCGGCCGATTCTGTAAGATGGGTAGTTGCAGATTCATTATTAATATTTCCGTTATCAAATATTGCACTATTGTCTAATTGTTATTTATGGCACGACTGGGTTTCACATACACTTAAAGAAAAATGCTTTAGAGATTATTACATAAAAGATACTACCGGGTTAAATTACTATGCATCAAGTTATCCACATGCTAATTATTTGCCTGATTATAGAAATGTTTTTCCAATATTACAATACGGACAATCAAAAACAGATCATTCAAGAATACTAATTCAAAAATCTTCAGATTCTACTTTCGTAACAAATATTACTGATTCTGTTTTTGCAGATGCCTGGGGAGAAGTTATAACGTTAATGGGGAATTATAACACTATAAGAATACATACAAAAGAAACCGTATGGGATAGTTTGTATATTAACGGAGTTGGACAACTAGTAAATTACATGCCGAATAATTACTACTATAAATGGTATACTAAGGATCTGGGATTTCCTGTCCTGCAAATAAACAAAGGGATTATGGAAAAAAGAAATAATTACCAGATTGTAAAATTTGCTGTAAGTAAAAGAAATGAGATAGGTATTAAAGATAATTTTATTACAAATAACAATGTTAAAATATTTCCAAACCCTTTTACAAATGAAGCCAGGATTTTTCTCAGCAATAAAAACTCAACTGATAACTTAACAATGTATATTTATGATTTAACAGGAAGACAGGTTTCAATTATCAAAAATATTTCAAGCACCAATAATATAATTAATAAAAATAATCTTCCAGCCGGCATGTATTCATTTGCAATCAGAGGTGATAAAGAATATACAGGAACAGGTAAATTTATTATTTTATAA
- a CDS encoding DUF4197 domain-containing protein, with amino-acid sequence MKKLTVILITVLVFANIIQTKAQILNQAQNLLNQATGGSGYTEKEAADGIKEALTNGTSNAVKLVALKDGYFKNPEIKIPFPPDVKVIESKLRAVGLGKKVDEAILSINRAAEDAGKEAKPIFITAVKNLSIKDAINIVKGQNDAATKYLKNSSSTELNTKFKPIIKASLDKVGATKYWTEIITAYNKIPTVKKLNPDLAQYVTGKAIDGLFVMVAKEEAKIRKDPAAQVSDLLKKIFGKH; translated from the coding sequence ATGAAAAAACTAACAGTTATATTAATTACAGTTTTAGTTTTTGCAAATATTATTCAAACTAAAGCTCAAATTTTAAATCAGGCACAAAACCTATTAAATCAGGCTACAGGCGGAAGTGGCTATACCGAAAAAGAAGCTGCCGATGGAATTAAAGAAGCCCTTACTAACGGAACATCAAATGCCGTAAAACTAGTTGCACTAAAAGATGGTTATTTTAAAAATCCAGAAATTAAGATTCCTTTTCCTCCGGATGTAAAAGTTATAGAATCAAAATTAAGAGCCGTTGGTTTAGGCAAAAAAGTTGATGAAGCTATATTATCAATAAACAGAGCTGCAGAAGATGCAGGTAAAGAAGCAAAACCAATTTTTATTACCGCTGTAAAAAACTTAAGTATTAAAGATGCTATTAATATAGTAAAGGGACAAAATGATGCTGCTACTAAATATTTAAAAAACAGTTCTTCAACTGAGTTAAATACAAAGTTTAAACCTATTATTAAAGCATCTTTAGATAAAGTAGGTGCAACAAAGTACTGGACTGAAATAATTACAGCCTATAACAAAATCCCTACTGTTAAAAAATTAAATCCCGATTTAGCACAATATGTTACAGGAAAAGCTATTGATGGGCTATTTGTTATGGTTGCAAAAGAAGAAGCTAAAATAAGAAAAGACCCAGCTGCACAAGTGTCTGATTTACTTAAAAAAATATTCGGAAAACACTAG